TTTTACCTATATTAATAATTTGAGGTATAAACGTGAAGAAATATTGTTTGAAAATAAATTTAAAGATATAAGGGAAGCAATAAAAATAGAGAAAAAAATAAAAATAAAATATCATAAATATATTAGGCTTGTGAATCCATATTTCATAAAAGTTTCAGATAATGAAACTAGGTCGTATCTGTTCTGTTACTGTGAAAAAAACAATGATTATAGAAATTATAGAATTTCTGAAATAGAGGAGATATGGCTTACAAATGAAAAAAATGAAATAAGGGATAAAAAATACATTGATAATGTTCGTAAAAATTTTGATCCCTTTTTATCATATAAAAATAGAGTTAAAGTCAAATTTACGGAAAAAGGAATTGAATTATATGAAAAAGTTCTTGCGAATAGACCAAGATTAATTGAAAAAAAGGATGGAATTTATACTTTTGAATGTGACAATAAACTTGCAATGATATATTTTGCACAGTTTTATTCAGAAGTTAAAATTTTAGAACCTGAAGAATTGAAAACAATATTGAAAAAAGAACTTAAAAAGACAATAGAAATATACGAAGATAAGGAGAAAGAAAATGTTTAAGCTTAGAGGAAGTAGAAGAAGAAAGACAGAGGAAGTTATTCGGAAATTCTTAAAAAGTTATGCTGAAAATGAAAAAAGTAAAAATAAAAAAGACTTAAGGGAGTGGCTTATCAGTGAACTGAAAAATGAACTACCCAATAAAAAAAATGAAGAAATAGAAAAAATGGCAGGGGAGCTTATATCAGGAATTAAAATTTATTTCGATAAGAAAAAGGAAATAGAGAAATATCAAAGTCTTGGTATAAGTAACAGTGACTATGTCGGAGATAAGATACTTGAAAAAGTTGCAAATGAAATAAAGGAAGCAGAAACTGTAGATAAAGAAGAAATTATTGAAAGTATGAAAGAAGCAGGCAATGTACTGGCTAGTTATAATGAAGCTATGATATATGAGGCTGCTTCGATAGATGAACCACAGCTTGTGGTAGATGCTTTAAGCGCAAATAGTGTAAATAATTATATTGACAATGTGAATGAAACGATAGGTAAGTCTAATGATGAAATACTGAAATCATTGACAACTAAAACAGGTGAAATAAGTCAGAATCCAAACCTTGATGGTTTCATATTTGAGGAAAGGCATGCAGGAACATTTAATATAGATGCTTCAGTAAAGAAGCAGAATTACCATGCTGAAGCATTAAAACCTGAAGTTGGAGAAACTTATGGTAAAAATTCTGTTGATATGAGAATTGAGGATTCAAACAGAATTGTTAAAAAATATCAGGCGAAGGCGTATAAAAATGCAAATGAAACTGCAAAATCCTTTTATGATAGACAGGAGGGGTATAAATACAAGTTTCAATCAAAATTAGTTCCCTCTGACCAGGTAGGCGATATTGAAAATTCTGTGGATAAAATAGAATATGGAGAAGTAAAAAGTAAGTCTATAAGCAAAACTGAACTTAAGGAAATGCAGGAAAAATATCAGGAAGGTAATAAGGAAGCGGTAAAATTCAGTTTTGAAAAAGATGTG
This Leptotrichia sp. oral taxon 215 str. W9775 DNA region includes the following protein-coding sequences:
- a CDS encoding YafY family protein: MKKVRVTVSDFMNEIITGDSEYFKLPVGRIGNIIFKYYMDKDLNKVELRNFSGEVIQFNLNKKNEEIFMDTLIRNKVEIESEYWRNIFFTYINNLRYKREEILFENKFKDIREAIKIEKKIKIKYHKYIRLVNPYFIKVSDNETRSYLFCYCEKNNDYRNYRISEIEEIWLTNEKNEIRDKKYIDNVRKNFDPFLSYKNRVKVKFTEKGIELYEKVLANRPRLIEKKDGIYTFECDNKLAMIYFAQFYSEVKILEPEELKTILKKELKKTIEIYEDKEKENV